The nucleotide sequence ACACCTTTCAAAAGAAAACTTCATCAGTTATTTCTGTTAACGAAAAAGgtaattcagtcattttatatggccgaattgtccTTCTAGTTCACAGAACTtgatataaaatgaccgaattacccttctcgctaatagaaaaaatggatttaacccagtggactaaaatggccctaaaatggcaacgatgaaatcTTTTTGGACTCAGAAGCATAAAATAAACCATTAGACTAAACTGACAAAGGTCAAACCACAAAGTCTAAATTggcatatctctctctctctctatatatatatatatatatctatttttttgggtatatatatatatatataaattaaactagcttacaaccccgtgtattacacgggttgagtgacgaaaaatgtaaattataaacttgtatataatccttattaatgaaatgatttatttagataaattagtaaaaataaagaacaattatattttcgttacttgtacatgtgatttcatactttattagtaattatagtttatatccaaataatatattttatcttaacaaatatatatggttagggtaaaataAAAACTTctacaagttgtgagaacttagaaaactcaaccttacaaaaggttttttgaatttttttttacagagggtgtgaatgagcggttagagactcaaagtgttaaactttttgattttggattcaagtggttaaaaccactaaaacatagagactcaaaaagtaatttactattaattaaatttgaaattatacgtttgatctctaattatattaaataatattgtacttattatattattagatacatttatatttgttatagataattattatttaaatttgaatttagacgtttatctctaactatattatttaatattatattatattttgtgtataaaattaatatgtaatactattattaaaagggaggagTCATCAGAGAGTGAGACGTGTAGAAAAAGATTGTCGTTTATTAATATAGAAAGGTAAGGATACAAACAACATACATCCACGTACTTTAAATCCaacaaaaaaatagtaaaaaattgAAAGCACTGATAAAAAAACTGAATTCGCAGTTTACtttatatattttcaaaaaaCCCTTCATTCGAATTACCTCCTGGCAAATGGAAACCCTAGAAGATCGATCCAGGAAGGAAAATATTTCACTCCCAAGTGAAATCATCAAAGAGATCCTCTCTAGACTCCCCGTTAAATCCATACTCCGATTTAAATCCGTCTCTAAACCATGGCTCTCGTGCATCTTGGATCCATCATTCACCAAACTCCACCTCACTCGGGCCTCCGCTGCCCATCGTACCGCTTTATTCATCTCTGCTTACGACGATTCCACCCGTAAACTACACCTTCTCTCCGCTGCTCATGACGGTGGACCCGTCACTCATCTCATGACACTGGACAACGCTTGTTCTACTGATTTCACTGAAGCCGAACATTTGAATGGGTTAGTATTGTTTACTTGCATGAAACCCTTTTCTGATTACGATCATGCTCAGGTTTTCGTTATTAACCCTAGCACGCATAGTATTTTTAAACTTTCTTATCCGGATTTTCTGATAAATGTAAAAGGAGTTGTGCGTTACTCATTTGCTTTCAATGAATGCACCAATGAACATAAGATTTTGATGATGAGGATATTTTTTGAACCTACAATAACAGAGATTATGATTTTCTCTTTGTCAAATTATTCATGGAGAAAGATCTCTCCGATCGCTGTGGAGCATCCTGTTGGTTGTTTACCGGGTCATTTGACACTCACAAGAGGTAGTGTTTGTGTGGATAGTGTAGTACATT is from Helianthus annuus cultivar XRQ/B chromosome 9, HanXRQr2.0-SUNRISE, whole genome shotgun sequence and encodes:
- the LOC110876229 gene encoding F-box protein At1g47340; protein product: METLEDRSRKENISLPSEIIKEILSRLPVKSILRFKSVSKPWLSCILDPSFTKLHLTRASAAHRTALFISAYDDSTRKLHLLSAAHDGGPVTHLMTLDNACSTDFTEAEHLNGLVLFTCMKPFSDYDHAQVFVINPSTHSIFKLSYPDFLINVKGVVRYSFAFNECTNEHKILMMRIFFEPTITEIMIFSLSNYSWRKISPIAVEHPVGCLPGHLTLTRGSVCVDSVVHSTMLSSSSLNILRFDLRTEKLSVFSTPIVPKNQCILKINGRVGVVCHDHVVESNKMHIWILYDYETRVWVQEFITLPESLIKLTGPILFPLEVNMYEIIFSTSKVPGNVMSVPIYNLKTRCFKSLEFTLGHQFSCPKTMKLNQMKYYVESMVPL